TACCACGGGGACTCGTCGGTGTTCCTCGGAGATCTCTGGATTCCCGAGTCCGGTCCCCGGGCGCTACAGCAGGAGTGGTGCGCCCGGGGTGCGAACGTGAGGTACTCACCCCATGCGGGTGAGCACCTGATCGGGGCGCTCACCCCACTCCCCGAAGTTCTCTCCTGGATCGACGACAGGCTCGCGGGCCTGCCGGCTCCGGACGGCTGCGCCGGCCGGTGAGCCGGATCCGTGCCTCCCTCCTCCCTACGAATGCCCGTGCGGAGCGAGCAGTTCCGCGGGGTCGGATTCGCTGTGCCCGGGCGGATGGGTCTCGTCCAGCCAGCGTGCCGACTCTGCGCGCCCGCGAGTGATGAGGTCGTCGGCGTGCCGGAAGTCCGCCGGGGACGTGCCCAGCGGACACAGGGGCGGCAGCACACGCAGGTCCACCCGGGAGCTGTACCGCTCGACGTCCAGGGCGAGACGTTGGTTGATCGCAAGGGTCGCTCCGGCCAGCGCCATTCCCAGCGCGCCGCGAGGCAGCACGTCGAGGCTGCACGGATACCCGGTCGGCAGGACCCACACGCGATCGGCGCCCAACTCCACGGCGTGCGCGATCGGCGAGTTGTCCACCACCCCGCCGTCGACGAGTGACCGACCGTCGATCCGAACCGGGGGAAGCAGCCCCGGGATGGAGGCACTCGCCACGATCGCGTCCTCCGCCGGACCCTGCGACAGTCGCACGTCGGCACCTTCGAGGATGTCGACGGCGATCACGTGCAGCGGGATCGGCGCATCCTCGAGCCGGTCGAACGCGAGATGATTCCTGATCAGTGCGCGCAGACCACGATCCGACACCAGGTGATCGCGCAGTCCCAGGAAGCCGCCCAGTCCGGTCAAGGGCGCAGGGCGGAACACCCGGCTCCGGCGCAGTCCTCGCCAGATGCCGGCGAGTCGAGCCAGCCCCTGTGCGTCGTAGCCACCGGCCAACCACGCTCCGTTGAGAGCACCCACCGAGGTTCCCACGATCAGGTCCGGACGGACGTCCCTCTCCCACAGCGCCTCCAGCATGCCCACCTGGACGGCACCGAGGCTGGCGCCACCGGACAGTACGAATGCCGTGGTCACCGTGTCACTCCCGTCATGCTTGAGCCTTGTCGCCGGTGTAGATCCCGTCGATCAGCGCGGCGAAGTGGGCGGTGACGACGTTGCGCTTGACCTTCCCCGTCACGGTGAGATCGCCGTCCTCCTCGGTGAGATCCCGGCCGAGGACGGCGAACTTCTTCACCGACTCCGCGTGCGAGACGGTGGTGTTCGCGTCGTCGATCACCGACTGCAACTCCGCTCGGAGATCGGGATCGTCGGCGAGGTCGTCCGGTGTGGCGGATTCGGGCTTGTCGTGCGCCTGCTTCCATTTCCCGAACGGCACCGGATCGAGCGCCAACAGTGCGCCGACGAACGGCCGTCCGTCCCCGATCACCACCGCGTGCGACACCAGTTCGTGCCCGCGCATCCGGTCCTCGAGCGGACCTGGCGAGATGTTCTTGCCACCCGCAGTGACGATCAGGTCCTTCTTCCGGCCGGTCACCGTGAGGTAGCCGTCGTCGTCGAGTTCGCCGAGGTCGCCGGTGCGGAACCAGCCGTCGTCGAACGCCGCCTCCGTCGCCTTGCGATTACGCCAGTAGCCCTCGAACACCACGGGACCGCGGAGTTCGATCTCACCGTCGTCGGCAATCCGTACCGCGTTGCCGGCCAGAGGCGGTCCGACGGTCCCGATCTTCTGCTCGCCCGGCCCGTTCACCGTGTGCGCGGCCGTCGACTCGGTGAGCCCGTAGCCCTCGTACACCGGCACACCGAGCCCACGGAAGAAGTGACCGAGTTCCTCCGACAACGCCCCGCCGCCGGAGATCGCCCACCAGCAGTCGCCGCCGAGCGCACCTCGCAGCTTCCGGTACACCAGCCGGTCGGCGACCGCGCGCTGCAGGCGTAGCAGGGCCGACGGTCCGCCCTCGTCCTCCGATCGGCTGTACCGCACCGCGGTACGTTCCGCGAACGCGAACATCCGGCGAGCGAATCCGCCGCGTGCGGCCGCGCTCCGGGCTGCGCCCTCACGGATCTTTTCGAACACCCGGGGGACGCCCAGGATCGTGTGTGGACGGAAACGCTCGAACTCGTGGGTGATCGAGGAGAAGTCCGACCAGTGTGCCTGGGTGACGCCCGCCTCGAACATCGCCATCGACACCGCCCGGGCCAGCACGTGCGCCAACGGGAGGAACGTCAGTGCACGATGGCCGGGCCGGGCCACCGCACCCACCGGCGCCGACGTCAGCGCGCGGACCTCGGCGAGCAGATTGCGGTGGCTGAGAACACATCCCTTGGGGCGCCCCGTCGTGCCCGAGGTGTAGACGAGGGAGGCGAGGTCGTTGGCGGTCAGGGCGACGACCCTGCGGAACACCTCGGAATCCTCGATATCGCGGCCCTCCGTGATGAGGGTTCCGACGGCATCCTCGTCCACGGTGAACACGCGGCTCGGAGTGTCCGGAGCACCGGTGTCGACGTGTCGGGCGTGCTCGGGTGTCTCGACGATCGCGACCGTCGCACCGGAGTCCTCGAGGATCCAGCGGATCTGATCGGGTGAGGACGAATCGTAGATGGGTACCGACACCCCGCCGCAGGCCCAGATCGCGTAGTCGAGGAGTGTCCACTCGAACCTGGTGGAGGAGAGCAACGCGACTCGGTCGCCCTCCCCGACTCCCGCCACGATCAGGCCCTTCGCCACTCCGGTGACCAGCGCGGCGAAGTCCTCTGCCGTCACATCCACCCAGCCGGACGCCTCGGGGCGACTGAACACGACGAGCCCCGGCGTCGACTGCGCATGGGCGAAAACCGACAACACGGCGTTCTCGTGGTCGGCTACTGCGGAACTCGCCGGACGCGAGTACTCGCGCATCCGAACCTCCGATCCGTGACATCTGCATTTCGGTGAACTTCCGGCCATCCTGCTACGAACACCGGCCACCTCGCCGTGACACCGGCCGCCGAGTC
This genomic interval from Rhodococcus triatomae contains the following:
- a CDS encoding AMP-dependent synthetase/ligase, coding for MREYSRPASSAVADHENAVLSVFAHAQSTPGLVVFSRPEASGWVDVTAEDFAALVTGVAKGLIVAGVGEGDRVALLSSTRFEWTLLDYAIWACGGVSVPIYDSSSPDQIRWILEDSGATVAIVETPEHARHVDTGAPDTPSRVFTVDEDAVGTLITEGRDIEDSEVFRRVVALTANDLASLVYTSGTTGRPKGCVLSHRNLLAEVRALTSAPVGAVARPGHRALTFLPLAHVLARAVSMAMFEAGVTQAHWSDFSSITHEFERFRPHTILGVPRVFEKIREGAARSAAARGGFARRMFAFAERTAVRYSRSEDEGGPSALLRLQRAVADRLVYRKLRGALGGDCWWAISGGGALSEELGHFFRGLGVPVYEGYGLTESTAAHTVNGPGEQKIGTVGPPLAGNAVRIADDGEIELRGPVVFEGYWRNRKATEAAFDDGWFRTGDLGELDDDGYLTVTGRKKDLIVTAGGKNISPGPLEDRMRGHELVSHAVVIGDGRPFVGALLALDPVPFGKWKQAHDKPESATPDDLADDPDLRAELQSVIDDANTTVSHAESVKKFAVLGRDLTEEDGDLTVTGKVKRNVVTAHFAALIDGIYTGDKAQA
- a CDS encoding patatin-like phospholipase family protein, yielding MTTAFVLSGGASLGAVQVGMLEALWERDVRPDLIVGTSVGALNGAWLAGGYDAQGLARLAGIWRGLRRSRVFRPAPLTGLGGFLGLRDHLVSDRGLRALIRNHLAFDRLEDAPIPLHVIAVDILEGADVRLSQGPAEDAIVASASIPGLLPPVRIDGRSLVDGGVVDNSPIAHAVELGADRVWVLPTGYPCSLDVLPRGALGMALAGATLAINQRLALDVERYSSRVDLRVLPPLCPLGTSPADFRHADDLITRGRAESARWLDETHPPGHSESDPAELLAPHGHS